In Flavobacterium piscisymbiosum, the sequence TCGCAATATTTGCAGGTTCTATATTGACCGTGTTCGGTGCTGTTTTAAATAGAATAAATTGATTTTTATCAATCAGTTCTAAACTGTTTTTTAAACTGGTCTGAAAGTAATCTACATATTTTTGCTCCTTGACAGTCTGCCAGAACGGATTAATATCAGATGAAATATTAATTACTTTTAAATTTCTCTCTTTCGTTCCGGTTCTTATTTTCTTTAAATAACGGGAATCTTCAAGTTCTTCAAAATTAGTAGAAAACGTACCGCATTTTGTAATGATTAAGCTGTTCGGAGTCATTTTATAAAGAGGCAATAAAGAATAGTGCAGATCTTCAAATTCTAATTCGATAGCTTTAAAATTGTCTTTATCGATTGCTTTCTTTTCTCCGTTTATAATAACAAACAAATTCTTTTTATTTAAGTCCACAAAAGATTCGATTTGTTTGGTCGTCCAGCTGCTGTTTAGGTCTAATATAATTTCTGAAGGTGTAAACGGAATAGCTGTTTTCTGAATTTCCGTGACTTCATACACTTTATTTTTCCATGCAAATGAATTTGATTGTAGAGTTTTAGATAATGGCATAGTAGCTTCCCAATCGTCTAGTCCTTTTGATTGATTGATGTAGTAGTTCTTATTCAGTTCAAAATCTTTACTGGTTTCTATTTTTGTATTTCCAACGGTCTGGATTCTTGATATTGTTTCGGCATTCGAAATATTCGGGCCTTTTATAGAAAGACTCTGGTATTTCATTTGATTGTCTTCAACTTTTAAAGGAGTTGTAAAACCACATTTAAAGGTTCGTGGCGTTTTATAATTAATCGGGAAAACCCTAACAACCACTTTATTTCCTTCTTTCCATTGCATTAAAGAAGGATCACGATATTCTACACCAACAATTTGTTTATATGCTGCTTTCGCTTTTTCTTTTGTAGTCAAAACTCCTTTTCTTTCGATTCCGTTTACCCATAATGATAACGATGTTGCAACAGAACCTTCCGGTAATTGAAAAGAATAAATAGCCTCCTTGTTGTTTCTCCCGGATTCTTGCTCGCAGGCAATTTTCATTGTGATTTCAGTATAAGCCAAACGCGTTTCCGGATAAATTTTCACATCTTCTTTAATGCTTTTGGTAAATAAATCGTCGCCACTCCATAATTGTTCTTCGGTTTCTAATCGTTTATCAAAGTTTGATTTTAGAATATTTATTTTATCGTCGTTATCCAGAGTTAGGTCTTCACAAAACAAATAGGCAATAGATATGAACGGATTATTAATTTTACGCTCATTAAATTGTTTGCTGCCAAAGGAATTAAAAGAGCTAAAAGAAAATATATCGTGAAGCGGAATATAGACAATGTCTTTTTTTAATAGAATTTCGTTAAAAAAATTAGGTTTTAAATTCTGTGAAACTGAGATGTAATAAGGCAGTTCATTGTTTTGATCAAATGAATTGATTCTGGCCAATTGAGTTATTTTTCTGCTTTCAATTTTTAATCCTACAGTAAAGACTATCATGCTAATTAAAACCACTAAAAAACCTCCGCTAAAAGAAACAGCATAAATTTTATTGTTACTGAGATATCGAATAATTGTGATTGTATGGATAATGATAACAAGTGCCGGTACCAAGCCATAGAAACCTACTCCTAAAGCTATAAGTCCCATAAAAGAGAATGGCATAATTGGAATCAGGTAAAGCGCAAAATATAAGATGATTGAAAACGATACGCCATTTATAAAAAAGGCGATAGATGTATTTCCCTTTTCATCTGAATTTCTGTAAATAAAAAAATTAGAGAGGCAAAAAGCCAGAGTGGCTAAATAAACCCATACAGGAAGATTCTGAAAAACAGGAATAAATGTATTTAAGCTAAAACAGCCAATGAACCAGTTTAGGATCAGGAAAGGAGCTAAGTGAATGTACGTTTCCCTTTTTCTAAGAATTAAGAAGGAAACTCCAACTCCATATACAAATTCGAATATGAGACTTAGTAAATCAATTGATTCATAACCACGCCAATAATGTTCTTTAGAGAGAAGAGCGATAATAAGGAAAATGCTGCTAAACAGCGTTACAATTAAACTAATTACTACTCCGGTTTTTTGAGTGTAAGATTCTAAAATATCTAATTTGTGTTTCATAGTTGTATTTATTTAAAAGTACTTTGAATTGCAAAGCTATTAAATAATTTGAATTACAAGTTTTTTTATTAGGATTTTTTTTGAAAGTGGATGAAAGTTTAATCTTGGAATTGGTTTTTTAAAATGGAGAAGAAAAAGTGGTGTAAAAGAGCAACTATAACGTTATAATTTCTTATTTAGAACCGTTCTTTGTTAAAACAGAGGTAAATTCTGACTTCATTTATAACAGCAAATTCCGACTTTGTTAAAGAAAAGATTTTAAAATATCAATAATTTATTTTTTCTATTCAAAATTGATATTTTGACAAAAACAAGCAGTCAAAATCGTTTTTTAGCAATAATAATTTTTGAAAAGGCGACTTCTATTATATTTTTTTTAATTGTCGGCTTTAATACCTAAATTTGCGTACAAAAAAAATAAAATACCTAGAAAAGACTTTTATTATGAATATTTATCAGGATTACATCCAAGAAATTGAAGAACGAAAAGGTCAAGGGCTTAACCCGAAACCAATTGATGGCGCTGAATTATTAGGCGAAATCATTGAACAAATTAAAGATTTGAATAACGAGTACAGACAAGATTCTCTGAACTTTTTTATTTATAATGTTGTACCAGGTACTACTAGTGCAGCCGGTACGAAAGCTAAGTTTTTGAAGGAAATTATTTTGGGTCAATCCGAAGTAAAAGAAATAACACCTGCTTTTGCTTTTGAGTTATTATCACACATGAAAGGCGGACCTTCGATTGAAGTGTTGTTGGATTTAGCACTTGGTGATCATACTTCTATTGCAAAACAAGCAGGAGATGTTCTTAAGACACAAGTTTATCTTTATGAGGCAGACACAGACCGTCTTAAAGAAGCATTTAAAAATGGTAATCCAATTGCTATTGAGATTCTTAAAAGTTACGCACAGGCAGAGTTCTTTACTGCACTGCCAGAAGTAGTAGAAGAAATTAAAGTAGTTACTTATATCGCTGGTGAAGGAGATATCTCGACAGATTTACTTTCTCCGGGTAATCAGGCGCACTCACGTTCTGATCGTGAACTTCATGGTAAATGTATGATTACGCCTCAGGCACAAGAAGAAATCAAAGCATTGCAGGCAAAACATCCAGACGCAAGCGTTATGTTGATTGCTGAAAAAGGTACAATGGGTGTAGGTTCGTCAAGAATGTCAGGTGTAAACAACGTGGCACTTTGGACAGGTAAACAAGCAAGCCCGTATGTTCCATTTATTAATATTGCTCCAATCGTTGCAGGAACAAACGGAATTTCTCCAATTTTCCTAACAACTGTAGATGTTACTGGTGGTATTGGTTTAGACCTTAAAAACTGGGTAAAAAAGCTGGATGCAGAAGGTAATATTATTCGAAATGAGAATAATGAGCCAATTCTTGAAGAAGCATACTCTGTTGCTACAGGAACTGTACTTACAATAAATACAAAAACAAAAAAATTATACAACGGTGATCAGGAATTGATAGACATTTCTAAGGCATTCACGCCTCAGAAAATGGAATTTATCAAAGCTGGAGGATCTTACGCGATTGTATTTGGTAAAAAACTTCAAACATTAGCAGCAAAAGTTTTAGATATCGAAGCTCCTCTTGTATTTGCTCCATCAAAAGAAATTTCAGTTGAAGGGCAAGGACTTACAGCAGTAGAAAAAATCTTCAACAGAAATGCTGTTGGTATAACTGCGGGTAAAGTATTGCACGCCGGATCAGATGTTCGTGTAGAAGTAAATATCGTAGGTTCTCAGGATACTACTGGTCTTATGACTGCTCAAGAATTAGAGTCTATGGCTGCTACAGTAATTTCGCCAATCGTTGATGGTGCATACCAATCAGGTTGTCATACAGCTTCAGTTTGGGATAAAAAAGCGCAGGCAAACATTCCAAAATTGATGAAATTCATGAACGATTTTGGATTAATCACAGCTCGTGATCCAAAAGGTGTTTATCATGCAATGACAGACGTAATTCACAAAGTACTTAACGATATTACTATTGATGAGTGGGCTATCATTATTGGTGGTGACTCTCATACAAGAATGTCAAAAGGTGTTGCTTTTGGTGCTGACTCAGGAACAGTTGCTCTTGCATTGGCTACTGGAGAAGCTTCAATGCCAATTCCGGAATCTGTAAAAGTGACGTTCAAAGGTGAAATGAAAGACTACATGGATTTCCGTGACGTAGTGCATTCAACACAAGCTCAAATGCTTAAAAAGTTTGGTGGAGAAAATGTTTTCCAGGGAAGAATTATCGAGGTTCATCTAGGAACTCTTACTGCTGACCAGGCCTTTACATTTACAGACTGGACTGCAGAGATGAAAGCAAAAGCTTCTATCTGTATTTCTGAAGATGATACCTTAATCGAATCATTGGAGATTGCAAAAAGCA encodes:
- a CDS encoding XrtN system VIT domain-containing protein gives rise to the protein MKHKLDILESYTQKTGVVISLIVTLFSSIFLIIALLSKEHYWRGYESIDLLSLIFEFVYGVGVSFLILRKRETYIHLAPFLILNWFIGCFSLNTFIPVFQNLPVWVYLATLAFCLSNFFIYRNSDEKGNTSIAFFINGVSFSIILYFALYLIPIMPFSFMGLIALGVGFYGLVPALVIIIHTITIIRYLSNNKIYAVSFSGGFLVVLISMIVFTVGLKIESRKITQLARINSFDQNNELPYYISVSQNLKPNFFNEILLKKDIVYIPLHDIFSFSSFNSFGSKQFNERKINNPFISIAYLFCEDLTLDNDDKINILKSNFDKRLETEEQLWSGDDLFTKSIKEDVKIYPETRLAYTEITMKIACEQESGRNNKEAIYSFQLPEGSVATSLSLWVNGIERKGVLTTKEKAKAAYKQIVGVEYRDPSLMQWKEGNKVVVRVFPINYKTPRTFKCGFTTPLKVEDNQMKYQSLSIKGPNISNAETISRIQTVGNTKIETSKDFELNKNYYINQSKGLDDWEATMPLSKTLQSNSFAWKNKVYEVTEIQKTAIPFTPSEIILDLNSSWTTKQIESFVDLNKKNLFVIINGEKKAIDKDNFKAIELEFEDLHYSLLPLYKMTPNSLIITKCGTFSTNFEELEDSRYLKKIRTGTKERNLKVINISSDINPFWQTVKEQKYVDYFQTSLKNSLELIDKNQFILFKTAPNTVNIEPANIAIQEIPQTSVTKTNGPNHIYRMYAFGKVLDEQVKIQSNYLSHYKNEPISQDTASVTVVSVDELREEEIKIKNDSLFYNKYLNLAKDANIVTPISSLIVLETDADYKNNGIEKNVDTLGNASINNDGAVPEPHEWLLIILGSTILFFYYRKNKKQTI
- a CDS encoding bifunctional aconitate hydratase 2/2-methylisocitrate dehydratase, whose protein sequence is MNIYQDYIQEIEERKGQGLNPKPIDGAELLGEIIEQIKDLNNEYRQDSLNFFIYNVVPGTTSAAGTKAKFLKEIILGQSEVKEITPAFAFELLSHMKGGPSIEVLLDLALGDHTSIAKQAGDVLKTQVYLYEADTDRLKEAFKNGNPIAIEILKSYAQAEFFTALPEVVEEIKVVTYIAGEGDISTDLLSPGNQAHSRSDRELHGKCMITPQAQEEIKALQAKHPDASVMLIAEKGTMGVGSSRMSGVNNVALWTGKQASPYVPFINIAPIVAGTNGISPIFLTTVDVTGGIGLDLKNWVKKLDAEGNIIRNENNEPILEEAYSVATGTVLTINTKTKKLYNGDQELIDISKAFTPQKMEFIKAGGSYAIVFGKKLQTLAAKVLDIEAPLVFAPSKEISVEGQGLTAVEKIFNRNAVGITAGKVLHAGSDVRVEVNIVGSQDTTGLMTAQELESMAATVISPIVDGAYQSGCHTASVWDKKAQANIPKLMKFMNDFGLITARDPKGVYHAMTDVIHKVLNDITIDEWAIIIGGDSHTRMSKGVAFGADSGTVALALATGEASMPIPESVKVTFKGEMKDYMDFRDVVHSTQAQMLKKFGGENVFQGRIIEVHLGTLTADQAFTFTDWTAEMKAKASICISEDDTLIESLEIAKSRIQIMIDKGMDNEKQVLQGLINKADKRITEIKSAEKPALTPDANAKYYAEVVVDLDQIIEPMIADPDVNNVDVSKRYTHDTIRPLSFYGGVKKVDLGFIGSCMVHKGDMKILAQMLKNIEDLHGKVEFKAPLVVAPPTYNIVDELKAEGDWEVLQKYSGFEFNDNAPKGAARTEYENMLYLERPGCNLCMGNQEKAAKGDTVMATSTRLFQGRVVEDTEGKKGESLLSSTPVVVLSTILGRTPTLAEYTAAVDGISLTRFAPSHKLLVM